A portion of the Clostridium gelidum genome contains these proteins:
- a CDS encoding glutamine--tRNA ligase/YqeY domain fusion protein — MSNEINSSNFIRNIVIEDLEQGKHKEIITRFPPEPNGYLHIGHAKSILLNFGLAEEFKGKTHLRFDDTNPVKEDTEYVESIKEDVKWLGGNWNELFFASNYFDEMYTRAILLIKKGKAYVCDLTVEEAKEYRGTLTKPGTESPYRNRTVSENLDLFERMKNGEFADGEKVLRAKIDMASANINMRDPIIYRISHSTHHNTGDKWCIYPMYDFAHPLEDAIEHITHSICTLEFEDHRPLYDWVVSECEMEASPRQIEFARLNITNTVMSKRKLKQLVDEKVVDGWDDPRMPTICGLRRKGCTPEALRNFCTAIGVAKSNSTVDSQMLDYFVREDLQLKAPLAMAVLNPLKLVITNYPENETEMLEIENNSKDETQGTRLVQFSREIYIEREDFMEIPAKKYFRLFPGNEVRLKGAYFVKCNEIIKDENGIVKEIHCTYDPETKSGSGFTGRKVKATIHWVDVKTCVSAEFRLYEPLILDDDNDENEGNFLEHINPNSMEVLQGFIEPTAFKDAKPQDKFQMVRNGFFAVDTKYTTKDKLVFNRIVPLKSSFKLS, encoded by the coding sequence ATGTCAAACGAAATTAATTCATCTAATTTTATAAGAAATATCGTTATAGAGGATCTAGAACAAGGTAAACATAAGGAAATAATTACTCGTTTTCCACCGGAACCTAACGGTTACTTGCATATAGGTCATGCTAAATCTATTCTTTTGAATTTTGGTTTAGCAGAGGAATTTAAAGGAAAGACTCATTTAAGATTTGATGATACTAACCCTGTTAAAGAGGATACAGAATATGTTGAATCAATTAAAGAAGATGTAAAATGGCTTGGTGGAAATTGGAATGAACTTTTCTTTGCATCAAATTATTTTGATGAAATGTATACTCGGGCTATTCTACTAATAAAAAAAGGTAAAGCTTATGTTTGTGATTTAACAGTTGAAGAAGCTAAAGAATATAGAGGAACATTAACTAAGCCTGGAACGGAAAGTCCTTACAGAAATAGAACAGTTTCTGAAAATTTAGATTTATTTGAAAGAATGAAAAATGGAGAATTTGCTGATGGTGAAAAAGTTCTTAGAGCTAAAATAGATATGGCTTCAGCTAATATAAATATGAGAGATCCTATTATATACAGAATATCTCATTCTACTCACCACAATACGGGTGATAAATGGTGTATATATCCTATGTATGACTTCGCACATCCATTAGAAGATGCTATTGAACATATAACTCATTCTATTTGTACTTTAGAATTTGAAGATCATAGACCACTTTACGACTGGGTTGTAAGTGAATGTGAAATGGAAGCTTCTCCAAGACAAATAGAATTTGCAAGATTAAATATTACTAATACAGTTATGAGTAAGAGAAAGCTTAAACAACTAGTTGACGAAAAAGTTGTTGATGGATGGGATGATCCTAGAATGCCAACTATTTGTGGACTTAGAAGAAAAGGTTGCACTCCAGAAGCACTTCGAAATTTCTGCACAGCTATTGGAGTTGCTAAATCTAATTCTACAGTTGACTCTCAAATGCTAGATTACTTTGTAAGAGAAGACCTGCAGCTTAAAGCACCACTAGCTATGGCTGTATTAAATCCATTAAAGCTTGTAATAACTAACTATCCTGAAAATGAAACAGAAATGCTTGAAATAGAAAATAATTCTAAAGATGAAACGCAAGGTACACGACTCGTTCAATTCTCTAGAGAAATATATATTGAAAGAGAAGACTTTATGGAAATTCCAGCTAAGAAATACTTTAGATTGTTCCCTGGAAATGAAGTTAGACTAAAGGGAGCATATTTTGTTAAATGTAATGAAATAATCAAAGATGAAAATGGCATAGTTAAAGAGATTCATTGTACTTATGATCCAGAAACTAAGAGTGGTTCTGGCTTCACTGGTCGAAAAGTTAAGGCAACTATCCATTGGGTAGATGTGAAAACTTGCGTTTCTGCTGAATTTAGATTATATGAACCATTAATATTAGATGATGATAATGATGAAAATGAAGGAAACTTCTTAGAGCACATAAATCCAAATTCAATGGAAGTATTACAAGGTTTTATTGAACCAACTGCATTTAAAGATGCTAAACCACAAGATAAATTCCAAATGGTTAGAAATGGTTTCTTTGCTGTGGACACTAAGTATACTACTAAAGACAAATTAGTATTTAATAGAATAGTGCCATTGAAATCGTCATTTAAATTAAGTTAA
- a CDS encoding ribonuclease H-like domain-containing protein: MIIRENKINVEEFENEFMMKSQEGEYNPEEIIFFDLEHYVYKKPKCIGVFGACEYDNKNKNILVTQYMIEDRDEALNILYLAKEYFIRMKKKGKKTIVTFSGNNDFTVINYLFKENGIDYNFTEEFDSIDIQKEYEKEKKVSTGLKKLEKVFGIERESEVISGSNLAKTFHKVMKDKSYFKRMPEEKIEKILLYNEQDVINLYYIYVNWKKYIFEDVIEENYFEEDIEEDVNVNEDEVSNGL, encoded by the coding sequence GTGATTATTCGTGAAAATAAGATCAACGTAGAAGAGTTTGAGAATGAATTTATGATGAAGTCTCAAGAGGGAGAGTATAATCCAGAAGAAATTATCTTCTTTGATCTTGAGCATTATGTTTATAAAAAACCTAAATGCATTGGAGTTTTTGGTGCATGTGAATATGACAATAAAAATAAGAATATATTGGTTACTCAATATATGATTGAAGATAGAGATGAAGCCTTAAATATATTATATCTTGCAAAAGAGTATTTCATAAGAATGAAGAAAAAAGGTAAAAAAACAATAGTTACGTTTTCTGGGAATAATGATTTTACAGTTATTAATTATCTTTTTAAGGAAAATGGTATAGACTACAATTTTACTGAAGAATTTGATTCCATTGATATTCAAAAGGAATATGAAAAAGAGAAAAAGGTATCCACAGGACTTAAAAAATTAGAAAAGGTATTTGGCATTGAAAGAGAAAGTGAGGTTATTAGTGGATCTAATTTAGCTAAAACTTTTCACAAAGTTATGAAAGATAAAAGTTATTTTAAAAGAATGCCAGAAGAAAAGATAGAAAAAATTCTTCTTTATAATGAACAAGATGTTATAAATCTATATTATATATATGTAAATTGGAAAAAATATATATTTGAAGATGTGATAGAAGAAAACTATTTTGAAGAAGATATAGAAGAAGATGTTAATGTGAATGAAGATGAAGTAAGCAATGGTTTGTAA
- a CDS encoding HAD-IB family hydrolase, with protein sequence MSNIGAFFDLDGTLYREGLITEVFKKMVKYEIIGEERWYNDVRPHFMKWDKRQGDYDNYLLKMIDIYIESIKGLQKYQMDYIAQKVVEQKGDRVYTFTRDRIKWHQANNHTLIIISGSPSELVGEMAKKYGFTDYIGARYIINNEGVYTGDVIPMWDSKSKAKAINDFVKKYNIDLNESYAYGDTAGDYTMFKNVKHPYCMNPTKELLQKVLKDRELIKKVNVVVERKDVIYNLDIEDIQFL encoded by the coding sequence ATGTCAAATATAGGAGCGTTCTTTGATTTGGATGGAACGTTATATAGAGAAGGGTTAATAACAGAAGTATTTAAAAAAATGGTTAAATACGAGATTATAGGAGAAGAAAGATGGTATAATGATGTAAGACCACATTTTATGAAATGGGATAAAAGGCAAGGTGATTATGATAATTACCTTTTAAAGATGATAGATATATATATTGAATCCATTAAAGGATTGCAAAAATATCAAATGGACTATATAGCACAAAAAGTAGTGGAGCAAAAAGGGGATAGAGTATATACTTTCACAAGAGATAGAATAAAGTGGCATCAAGCTAATAACCATACTTTAATAATAATATCAGGCTCACCTTCAGAACTTGTAGGTGAAATGGCTAAAAAATATGGATTTACAGATTACATAGGTGCTAGATATATTATAAATAATGAAGGGGTATATACAGGAGATGTTATTCCAATGTGGGATAGTAAAAGTAAAGCTAAGGCAATAAATGATTTTGTTAAAAAGTATAATATAGATTTAAATGAAAGCTATGCTTATGGAGATACAGCGGGAGATTATACTATGTTTAAAAATGTAAAACACCCTTATTGTATGAATCCAACTAAAGAACTTTTGCAAAAAGTGTTAAAAGATAGGGAATTAATAAAAAAAGTTAATGTTGTAGTTGAAAGAAAGGATGTAATATATAATTTGGATATTGAAGATATACAATTCTTATAG
- a CDS encoding nitroreductase family protein: protein MGEFFNLINNRQSCRKYLDKPVEKEKLIKCIEAARVAPSACNSQPWHFVVVNNKEIASKVAMCVQDKVMNKFTSECQSFIIVVEENGNLTSRAGALMKQQDYRSVDLGIATEHICLSATQQDLGTCILGWFNEKELKKLLNINKLKRIRLVVAIGYPETNEIRQKTRKSVNEISTFME, encoded by the coding sequence ATGGGAGAATTTTTTAATTTAATAAATAATCGTCAGAGCTGTAGAAAATATTTAGATAAACCTGTTGAAAAGGAAAAATTAATTAAATGTATTGAAGCGGCAAGGGTAGCACCATCTGCATGCAACAGTCAACCATGGCATTTTGTTGTTGTAAATAATAAAGAAATAGCATCAAAGGTTGCAATGTGCGTGCAAGATAAGGTTATGAATAAGTTTACCAGTGAATGTCAATCATTTATTATTGTTGTTGAGGAAAATGGCAATTTGACCTCACGTGCAGGTGCGTTAATGAAGCAACAGGATTATAGGTCTGTTGATCTTGGAATTGCTACAGAGCATATATGCCTCTCTGCAACACAGCAGGATTTGGGAACTTGTATATTAGGATGGTTTAATGAAAAGGAGCTTAAAAAGCTTTTAAATATTAATAAATTGAAAAGAATTAGGTTAGTAGTAGCCATAGGATATCCAGAAACTAATGAGATAAGACAGAAAACAAGAAAAAGTGTAAATGAAATTTCAACTTTTATGGAATGA
- a CDS encoding EFR1 family ferrodoxin (N-terminal region resembles flavodoxins. C-terminal ferrodoxin region binds two 4Fe-4S clusters.), translating into MIINSATSIYFSPTGTTKKIIDQIIKGMGLEKVNLVDLTLPKIRESVLNEINEDIVLIGVPVYEDKVPEILLEFLNNLKGNNKPVILVCVYGNITDGITLNELYEITENNGFKVIAAGSFIGEHSFSTKKLPVAEGRPNYEDLSRAEIFGAEIVEKLKRINEISDIHIKIPEGKIELMAKVVSKNSARMFTKQPMVDKSICNDCGVCVYFCPMAAINQDTLDINEDKCIRCFACVKRCPKKAREIIYKKKLLVTNVLRFKSRIKRDVKTYL; encoded by the coding sequence ATGATAATAAATTCAGCAACAAGTATTTATTTTTCACCAACAGGAACTACAAAGAAGATTATTGATCAAATTATAAAGGGGATGGGATTAGAGAAAGTTAACTTAGTTGATTTAACGTTACCTAAAATTCGAGAATCTGTTCTTAATGAAATTAATGAGGATATTGTTTTAATTGGAGTACCAGTGTATGAGGATAAGGTCCCTGAAATATTATTAGAGTTTTTAAATAATTTAAAGGGGAATAATAAACCAGTTATTTTAGTTTGTGTTTATGGAAATATTACAGATGGAATAACGTTGAATGAATTATATGAAATAACCGAAAATAATGGATTTAAAGTAATTGCAGCAGGTTCATTTATTGGGGAACATTCATTTTCTACAAAAAAATTACCTGTAGCTGAAGGGCGTCCAAATTATGAGGATTTAAGTAGAGCAGAGATATTTGGAGCTGAAATAGTAGAAAAACTAAAAAGAATAAACGAAATTAGTGACATTCACATAAAGATCCCAGAAGGTAAGATTGAATTAATGGCTAAGGTTGTATCTAAAAATAGTGCTAGGATGTTTACAAAACAACCTATGGTGGATAAAAGCATTTGTAATGATTGTGGAGTATGCGTATATTTTTGTCCAATGGCGGCGATTAATCAAGATACATTAGATATAAATGAAGATAAATGTATTAGATGTTTTGCTTGTGTTAAGAGATGTCCTAAAAAAGCTAGAGAAATTATTTATAAGAAAAAATTATTAGTAACCAACGTATTAAGATTTAAAAGTAGAATAAAAAGAGACGTGAAAACTTATTTATAA
- a CDS encoding acyltransferase family protein has translation MRRNEIDWIRNICVLLLFVFHTASIFTYYEPWYIWSNSKSWLATMIFIVCIPWHMPVLFFLAGASTRFSLGSRSEKIYIWERVKKLLIPFILGMLILVPPQGYFARASRGKPVGNYFEQWKYFWTTISDIPYDGGFGPAHLWFILYLFIISIIGLFIIRSFKKQGMKKFLLKLKDILTSRYSLIFTVVLLFIADMIPLAIAEKNILIFLIVFLMGYIVYGDNDYLEYIDKNKKKSLIITVIFFVLYISIILPYYNLGNSDDKGLKVLLSITRNGAMITNIVTIIGYGTKYLTSRGKLLDYLNKACFPVYILHQPVIVIIAYYLLEYSTLPMYLSILIILGSSVPITFGIYEIFRRIKITKYLIGVK, from the coding sequence ATGAGACGGAATGAAATTGATTGGATTAGAAATATTTGTGTATTATTGCTATTTGTATTTCATACAGCATCTATATTTACATATTATGAACCTTGGTATATTTGGTCTAATAGTAAAAGCTGGTTAGCTACAATGATTTTCATAGTATGTATTCCTTGGCATATGCCTGTATTATTTTTTTTAGCCGGAGCATCCACAAGATTCTCCTTGGGTAGCAGGAGTGAAAAAATATATATTTGGGAAAGAGTAAAAAAACTTCTAATTCCATTTATACTTGGAATGTTAATTTTAGTTCCACCTCAAGGATATTTCGCACGTGCAAGTAGGGGAAAACCTGTAGGAAATTATTTCGAACAATGGAAGTATTTTTGGACTACTATTTCAGATATACCTTATGATGGGGGATTTGGACCTGCTCATTTATGGTTTATATTGTACCTATTTATTATTTCAATAATTGGGTTATTTATTATTAGGAGCTTTAAAAAACAAGGAATGAAAAAGTTTTTATTAAAACTTAAGGATATATTGACTAGTAGATATTCTTTAATTTTCACAGTAGTACTTTTATTTATTGCCGATATGATTCCACTTGCAATTGCAGAAAAGAATATACTAATATTCTTGATAGTATTTTTAATGGGATATATTGTTTATGGTGATAATGATTATTTAGAATATATAGATAAAAATAAAAAGAAGAGTTTAATTATAACAGTAATCTTTTTTGTACTGTACATAAGTATAATTTTACCTTACTATAATTTAGGAAATAGTGATGACAAGGGTTTGAAAGTTCTATTATCTATAACAAGAAATGGTGCGATGATAACTAATATTGTAACTATTATTGGATATGGAACGAAATATTTAACTAGTAGAGGAAAATTACTTGATTATTTAAACAAAGCTTGTTTTCCAGTATACATATTACATCAACCCGTAATCGTTATAATTGCATATTATTTGCTTGAGTACAGTACGTTACCTATGTATTTATCAATTTTAATAATACTCGGAAGTTCAGTTCCTATAACTTTTGGAATCTATGAAATATTTAGGCGAATAAAAATAACGAAATATTTAATTGGAGTTAAGTAA
- a CDS encoding AI-2E family transporter: MFINNNIKYRDILIFALIGVMGYKLIDNYDYFFDIGKKILSIMTPFIYAMICAYVLNPVVSFFERNFKLKRAVAIAITYFIIISLVFIILFFTIPSIIDSILNITKEMPTYVEVVQKWINAILQNGRIKGLIIQAGLLDKFQEMSSQIGNVTIGLLQSLVMYLLSFTSNLLNVILGFLVSVYVLADKEKIAKGARTITYMILKEEKGTKLITFIRTYNKMIGVYIGIKAIDSAIIGMIALVGLLIVGEPYAPLIALITGVTNMIPYFGPLIGELIGVIVAIFISPIKALIVFILLLCIHTFDAWYLDPKLIGKKVGVSPFGIVLGVTIGGGFWGPVGMLLGSPTMATIKIYYEKFLLKFKENNPKLVKEEKLDDLNE; this comes from the coding sequence TTGTTTATAAATAACAACATTAAATATAGAGATATATTAATATTTGCACTAATAGGGGTAATGGGCTATAAACTTATAGATAATTATGATTATTTCTTTGATATAGGTAAGAAAATTTTATCTATTATGACTCCGTTTATATATGCTATGATTTGTGCTTATGTATTAAACCCAGTAGTAAGTTTTTTTGAAAGAAATTTTAAACTAAAGAGAGCAGTAGCAATAGCAATTACTTATTTTATAATTATATCATTAGTATTTATAATACTATTTTTCACTATACCAAGTATAATAGATAGTATATTAAATATAACTAAAGAAATGCCAACTTATGTAGAAGTCGTACAAAAATGGATTAATGCTATTCTTCAAAATGGAAGAATAAAAGGATTGATTATACAAGCAGGACTTTTAGATAAATTTCAAGAAATGTCTAGTCAAATAGGAAATGTAACAATAGGATTGTTGCAAAGTTTGGTTATGTACTTATTATCATTTACATCAAATTTACTAAATGTGATTTTAGGATTCTTAGTTTCAGTTTATGTTTTAGCAGACAAAGAAAAAATCGCAAAAGGTGCTAGAACTATTACATATATGATTCTTAAGGAAGAAAAAGGAACAAAATTAATAACTTTCATTAGAACGTATAACAAAATGATAGGAGTTTATATTGGAATAAAAGCAATTGATTCTGCAATAATAGGAATGATAGCACTTGTCGGTTTACTAATTGTTGGAGAACCGTATGCACCATTGATTGCATTGATTACGGGTGTGACTAATATGATTCCTTATTTTGGACCACTTATCGGTGAACTTATTGGCGTTATAGTTGCAATTTTTATTTCTCCTATTAAGGCTTTGATAGTATTTATACTTCTACTTTGCATTCACACATTTGATGCATGGTATCTTGATCCTAAGCTCATAGGAAAAAAGGTTGGAGTTAGCCCTTTTGGAATTGTTTTAGGAGTAACTATTGGAGGAGGATTTTGGGGACCCGTTGGAATGTTATTAGGATCACCTACAATGGCGACAATAAAAATATATTATGAAAAGTTTTTATTAAAATTTAAGGAAAATAACCCTAAACTAGTTAAAGAGGAGAAGCTTGATGATTTGAATGAGTAA
- a CDS encoding cytidylate kinase family protein, translating into MSIRETIKRYLFFIFGLFLMAVGVALSTRSNLGTSPISAVPYVLSLGLPMTIGQFTFFMNLLFIAFQILLLRKQFKWIQLLQIVVAVIFGFFTDFTMGLFSWINVTSYPAQLGLFTLSCLVLALGVSMEVTADVVMMAGEGVVSAISIVTKKGFGKLKVSFDSTLVVCSCIFSFILFHKLNGVREGTILAALLVGTMVRFINKRLSFMDNVFKGELIIANENKNEIVEAVEKTHPRIVVTISREYGSGGLEIARKIADDLGISFYDEQLVKVATEETGFSEEFIVENDQSIYNLLLNEISAQGYAFSKKEKAPLDAIYEVNKKAIMKLANTESCVIMGHCSDSILTGFPGSFHVFIHADKASRMKRIQYEYGILEKDVEETLHKKDKARETYYQIYAKRKWGHIKNYDLTINSATFGIEKTIELIEDAIKAQSNK; encoded by the coding sequence ATGTCAATTCGTGAAACAATAAAACGTTATTTGTTTTTTATTTTTGGTCTATTTTTAATGGCAGTTGGGGTTGCGTTATCAACGCGATCTAATTTAGGAACATCGCCTATTTCAGCTGTGCCGTATGTATTAAGTTTGGGATTGCCTATGACGATTGGGCAATTTACTTTTTTTATGAACTTATTATTTATTGCTTTTCAAATTCTCTTACTAAGAAAACAATTTAAGTGGATTCAGTTGCTTCAAATTGTCGTAGCTGTTATATTTGGTTTTTTTACCGATTTTACCATGGGGTTATTTTCATGGATAAATGTGACAAGCTATCCTGCTCAACTAGGATTATTTACATTAAGTTGTTTAGTTCTTGCGCTTGGAGTAAGTATGGAAGTTACTGCTGATGTTGTCATGATGGCTGGTGAAGGAGTCGTTAGTGCCATCTCAATCGTTACGAAGAAGGGTTTTGGAAAATTAAAAGTATCTTTTGATTCTACACTTGTGGTCTGCAGTTGTATTTTTTCATTTATTCTGTTTCATAAACTAAATGGGGTAAGAGAAGGAACAATTTTAGCAGCTTTGTTGGTAGGAACTATGGTCCGCTTTATAAATAAACGTTTGTCTTTTATGGACAACGTATTTAAGGGTGAACTTATAATTGCGAATGAAAATAAAAATGAAATTGTAGAGGCTGTTGAAAAAACTCATCCACGCATAGTGGTTACGATTAGTCGTGAATATGGTAGTGGAGGGCTTGAAATCGCTCGAAAAATAGCAGACGATTTAGGTATTTCTTTCTACGATGAACAATTAGTAAAAGTGGCTACTGAAGAAACAGGGTTTTCTGAAGAATTTATTGTAGAAAATGACCAATCCATATATAACCTGCTATTAAATGAAATATCAGCTCAAGGATATGCCTTTTCTAAAAAGGAAAAGGCACCTTTAGACGCTATTTATGAAGTAAACAAGAAAGCCATTATGAAACTAGCAAATACAGAATCTTGCGTTATTATGGGACATTGTTCAGATTCAATTCTAACTGGTTTCCCTGGTAGCTTCCATGTGTTTATTCATGCTGATAAAGCAAGTCGAATGAAGCGTATTCAATATGAATATGGAATATTAGAAAAAGATGTCGAAGAAACGCTACACAAAAAAGATAAAGCAAGAGAAACTTATTATCAAATATATGCTAAACGTAAATGGGGACACATTAAGAATTATGATTTAACTATTAATAGTGCGACCTTTGGGATAGAGAAAACTATTGAATTAATCGAGGACGCAATTAAGGCACAATCAAATAAATAA
- a CDS encoding MarR family winged helix-turn-helix transcriptional regulator: protein MNQGLHYIIRLCQTLCNKKILKKTSILGLSPGQPKILEFLFDHNGCEQKEIAKACEIEPATVTHLLVRMEETHLIERKQLNGNRRSWHVFLTMEGERVNKKVFKIFDEVRKEAFEGFSAEEQVETFRLLTKMFDNLSK from the coding sequence ATGAATCAAGGACTTCACTACATAATACGGCTTTGTCAAACTCTTTGTAACAAAAAAATATTGAAGAAAACGAGTATATTAGGATTGTCACCAGGTCAACCTAAAATTTTGGAATTTCTTTTTGATCACAATGGTTGTGAGCAAAAAGAAATTGCAAAAGCTTGTGAAATTGAGCCAGCTACAGTCACTCATTTACTAGTCAGAATGGAGGAAACTCATCTGATTGAACGGAAACAGCTAAATGGAAATCGACGCTCCTGGCATGTTTTTTTAACAATGGAAGGAGAAAGAGTAAACAAAAAAGTCTTTAAAATCTTTGATGAAGTAAGAAAAGAAGCCTTTGAGGGCTTTTCAGCAGAGGAACAAGTAGAGACGTTTCGTCTACTTACAAAGATGTTTGACAATTTGTCAAAATAG
- the argS gene encoding arginine--tRNA ligase encodes MDYKVKVAELIKAHVDLDIESIEKSIEIPPKPEMGDYAFPCFQLSKVMRKAPNMIAEELKKSMCIDGFERIESLGPYVNFFVDKGVFAENAIKKILEDGDNYGASNIGNGKTVCVEYSSPNIAKPFHVGHLFTTAIGNALYKMFQKEGYNTVGLNHLGDWGTQFGKLISAYDRWVDEDALEKAPIDELLRIYVKFHEEAEKDPTLDDEARANFKALETGDEKATALWTRFRDLSLKEFERVYDILGVKFDSLAGEAFYNDKMDVVVNELKEKKLLVESNGAQVVMLDDYNMPPCIVLKGDGASIYATRDLAAAMYRKKTYDFHKCVYVVGSPQALHFKQVFKVLELAGHEWSKDCVHVGFGLVKFADRKLSTRNGSIVLLDDLLREAVEKTMEVINEKNPELENKEEVAKKIGVGAVIFTYLKNSREKDIVFDWKEILSFDGETGPYVQYSYARGNSILNKGNECKGTVDYSKLSSKEEFELVKSMANFNNAITYALEKLEPSILTRYVIEVAKGFNKFYNAHSVLNLEDEDLKATRLNLVKATLQVLKNGLELLGIDVVEQM; translated from the coding sequence ATGGATTATAAAGTTAAAGTTGCAGAACTAATAAAAGCACATGTGGATTTAGATATTGAATCTATAGAAAAATCAATTGAAATACCACCAAAGCCAGAAATGGGGGATTATGCTTTTCCATGTTTTCAATTATCAAAGGTTATGAGAAAAGCTCCTAACATGATAGCAGAGGAATTAAAAAAATCTATGTGTATTGATGGATTTGAAAGAATTGAAAGCCTTGGACCATATGTTAATTTCTTTGTAGATAAAGGCGTATTTGCAGAAAATGCAATTAAGAAGATTTTAGAAGATGGTGATAACTATGGAGCATCAAATATAGGAAACGGAAAAACTGTATGTGTGGAATACTCTTCACCTAATATAGCAAAGCCTTTCCATGTTGGTCATTTATTTACTACAGCTATAGGAAATGCTTTATATAAGATGTTTCAAAAAGAAGGATATAATACTGTAGGATTAAATCATTTAGGAGATTGGGGAACTCAATTTGGTAAGCTTATATCAGCTTATGACAGATGGGTAGATGAAGATGCATTAGAAAAGGCCCCTATTGATGAATTACTTAGAATATATGTTAAATTCCATGAAGAAGCTGAAAAAGATCCTACTTTAGATGATGAAGCAAGAGCAAACTTTAAAGCATTAGAAACAGGCGATGAAAAAGCTACAGCTCTTTGGACTAGATTTAGAGATTTAAGTTTAAAGGAATTTGAAAGAGTTTATGATATTTTAGGTGTTAAATTTGATTCATTAGCTGGAGAAGCATTTTATAATGATAAAATGGATGTAGTTGTTAATGAATTAAAAGAAAAAAAATTACTTGTTGAAAGTAATGGGGCACAAGTTGTAATGCTTGATGATTATAATATGCCACCATGTATAGTACTTAAAGGTGATGGTGCATCAATATATGCAACAAGAGATTTAGCAGCTGCTATGTATAGAAAGAAAACTTATGATTTCCATAAATGTGTGTATGTAGTTGGAAGCCCACAAGCGCTACATTTCAAGCAAGTATTTAAGGTGTTAGAACTTGCAGGGCATGAATGGTCAAAAGACTGTGTGCATGTAGGCTTTGGATTAGTTAAGTTTGCAGATAGAAAGCTTTCAACTAGAAATGGATCAATTGTTTTACTTGACGATTTACTTCGCGAAGCTGTTGAAAAGACAATGGAAGTTATAAATGAAAAGAATCCAGAACTTGAAAATAAAGAAGAAGTCGCAAAGAAAATTGGTGTTGGAGCAGTAATTTTCACTTATCTTAAAAATTCAAGAGAAAAAGATATTGTTTTTGATTGGAAGGAAATTTTATCTTTTGATGGAGAAACAGGTCCGTATGTACAATATTCATATGCTAGAGGAAATAGTATATTAAATAAAGGTAATGAATGCAAAGGAACTGTTGATTATAGTAAATTATCTTCAAAAGAAGAATTTGAATTAGTTAAAAGCATGGCTAATTTTAATAATGCAATAACTTATGCATTAGAAAAGCTAGAACCATCAATATTAACTAGATATGTAATTGAAGTAGCAAAAGGATTTAATAAATTCTATAATGCACATTCAGTATTAAACTTAGAAGATGAAGATTTAAAAGCTACTAGATTAAATTTAGTTAAAGCAACTCTTCAAGTATTAAAAAATGGATTAGAACTACTTGGAATAGATGTAGTAGAACAAATGTAA